The following is a genomic window from Shewanella avicenniae.
GTGGTTGGCAGCATTCTGGTGTTTAGTATGCTGATTTACAGCTTTTTTTACTGCAAAATGATGTGCGGGCGCATCACGTTAGGGCTCAGTATTTTAGGCTTGATCAGCGGCATCGAACTGCTGCGGCATGTGAACCTTGGCGATCTTGATTATCACGTATGCGATCATGGCGATTGCTACCTTTATCCGGTCATGTGGTTGCACTCGCTAATGGCCATTTTCACTGCACTGTCGATGGCATCAACCGTGATGCGTTTAGGTGTCTCGCGGCAACAGCTTATCTCTGAGATATGAGCTTCGGAAATATGAGCTCTGACAACCCGCCCTTGGCGAATCAACCTGTCACTGTGCGCTTGGCGCATTTTATCGCACTTGCGGGAGTCTGCTCTCGCCGTCAAGCCGCGCGCTTGATTGAGCAGCAACGCATTACCGTAAACGGCGCGCTTGGCACCCATCAGCAACGGATCGACCCCAATAGTTCAGTGCAAGTCAGACTGGATGGTGAACTGCTGTGTGGCCAGGTCAGCCCTATCTACTGGCTATATCACAAACCTGTCGGCATTGATTGCCGCTTACTCCAGCATGATCCAACTAGCTTATGCCATCAATTACCGCCAAGCAGCCATTGCTATCCTATCGGTCGGCTCGACAAGGACTCCCGCGGGCTGTTACTGATCAGCAATGATGGCACCCTGACCCAGCGTTTACTGCACCCGGATTTTGAGCATCATAAATGCTATCAGGTCACCGTTGATAAACCGCTAACTAGGCATTTTTTGGAGTCAATGACTGCAGGATTAGACTATGGCGAGGGGTTAACGCGGCCATGTCAGTTGCAGCAGTTAAGCGAAAACCAGTTTGAAATTTGCTTAACCGAAGGCAAAAAACGGCAGATCCGCCGCATGAGCCGCCATCTAGGCATGCGGGTCACCGATTTGCTGCGAACCCACATTGGCGAACTGGCGTTGGGCAACTTAGCTGAGCATTGTTTTCGCGCGCTTACCCGTGAAGAGTATCAACAGCTGATGGCGCTCAAGCACTCACAACCCGCGACATAACGTTGAAATAACAAAGCCCGCGACCGCGGGCTTTGGATATTGAGCTCAGACAGCTTACTTGATCTGTGGATCTAACTCGCCAGTTTGATAACGCTTGTACATTGCCTGCAATGACAGCGGTTTGATTTTTGAACCCATGCCAGCAGTACCAAAGGCTTCATAACGTTCAGTACAGACTTCTGCCATCGCATCCATTGACGCTTTAAGGAATTTACGTGGGTCAAATTCACTTGGGTGTTCCGCCATAAATTTACGGATTGCCCCAGTAGATGCCAGACGCAAGTCAGTATCAATGTTCACTTTACGCACGCCGTGCTTGATACCTTCAACAATCTCTTCCACCGGTACACCGTAAGTTTCCGGGATTTCACCACCGTATTGGTTGATGATCTTCAACCAGTATTGTGGCACTGAAGAAGAACCGTGCATCACCAAGTGGGTATTCGGAATACGCGCGTGGATCTCTTTGATACGATCAATACGCAGCACATCGCCAGATGGCTTTTTGCTGAAC
Proteins encoded in this region:
- a CDS encoding pseudouridine synthase, which gives rise to MSSDNPPLANQPVTVRLAHFIALAGVCSRRQAARLIEQQRITVNGALGTHQQRIDPNSSVQVRLDGELLCGQVSPIYWLYHKPVGIDCRLLQHDPTSLCHQLPPSSHCYPIGRLDKDSRGLLLISNDGTLTQRLLHPDFEHHKCYQVTVDKPLTRHFLESMTAGLDYGEGLTRPCQLQQLSENQFEICLTEGKKRQIRRMSRHLGMRVTDLLRTHIGELALGNLAEHCFRALTREEYQQLMALKHSQPAT